The Acanthopagrus latus isolate v.2019 chromosome 20, fAcaLat1.1, whole genome shotgun sequence genomic sequence aggagagacggacGTGATGCTTCATGTCTGGCTCTCAGGTCCCAGGAGTCTTACAGCCCTGATAACTTTATCTCAGACGTCACACCTTTGAACCGCTCCGCCACATAATCCAGTCGTGTAATTGCTCGTTATCAGCTGAGCCAAAGAGATGTCAGTGCAACGTGATGACCGGGGTTCACACTTTAGACTTGACGTGAAGGTCCAGAGGTCACACTGAAGGATAACGGAGGACTCATAGTGCTACACAGACGCAGGGGTGTTTGAGGCACACGGGCAGGATGCCCTTGTTGATTTGGTGGAACTCCACCAGCTGCAGGAGGTCGATGAAGAGCGTCAGGCCGTCGTCCATGGTGAAGTACTTCCTGCCGCTGTCTTCGCACTGCAGAGACGAGGATAATCACAGTCAGGatgaacagagaggagatgcattgtagttttttgtttcctgaaagAATGAGGTCATTACAGAGAATGTTTCTCTGGGGACTCACAGCGATCACCAGGTAGTGTCGGGCCTTTAGTTTGTAACACAGCTCCAGGACAAAACACTGAGCATGCTGCTGGCTCTCACGAATCAGGAACAtcctacaacacacacatacacatgaatgATTAATTTTCTGTGCAGACATTTTCACAAAGAAATAGCAACCAGGCTTGGTAAGTAATGGAATAAATCAGGATACAGTCTCCAGTTGTTCATCGCTGTCTTGCTGTTTTGTGGACGACAAAACTTCAGCTGAATGTCCATCAGCATCTTTAATGCTGAGGGGATAACGACTTTtaagttttgggtgaactgttcctttaaggaatatgaaaaaaggaGCCACAGATGTGTCCCCCGTCTCCATCGTACTgagtaaaaacacattctgtgAGGCGGGTCTGTCACAGTCTCGGCCACAATCTGTGTCAGACTGCTCAGTATCAGTCTTGAAGTGTCAGATGGAGCGATGAGTGTCCGATGAATCACGGAGACACATCACCAGCATGTATAAGTCATCTGGGCATCAGGCCGTCTTTGGGCGCCAAATCTTTCAAAGATACACACCGAACATGTGATacagagagaaggagtgagaggagatTATAGAGTAGCTCgactatttaaaaaaatctacataCTGAGTGAGCTATGACAATTAATTAAGGAGTTATTTGGCGCTGGAGATAAATCAGGAGGGGCAGGACGTGTTTTTACTGCAGCCGGTCCACTCACCCGTCCACCAGGCCCTGCTTCTCCATCAGCCTCTGCGCCTCCTTCCTGGAAACGCCGCCATGAAACCACGGCTGGGACTTGTGGATGGCTGCgagcaaaaacacataaaagacaGGAGCATGAGCAGAACTGACGGAGTCTTGGATCGGGACCCTGTCTCCTCTCATGTGGACTTACAGGAAGGTCTGGCTCCAGAGTTCAGGTTGGGCAGGCTGCACCTCAGGGCTTCTCTCCTCTGCATCAGCGAAGAGGaccagagagaacagagagaggtcAAACATCGGGTCTGTGGAGGCGCTTACATCAGTCCTTAAAGAGGAATTCTGCTCAGCTACGGCAAGGATTTTACACTTGTAGGTAtgagcacaaataaaaacaaatctaaataatAATTACTATATAAACTCTACcactccctcccccctcctcaccctccaggcctgcccctcctccctctctgcgCTCTGAGCCTCCGTCGGATTCTGGATCACTCGTCCGCCGGCCTTCCCCGAGAAGTCCATGGCCACCAGGCTGGCCTCTGACtttgactgcacacacacacacacacagagttaaatAAACAGCATAAATGTGAGATGACACCACTAAACGATTTCCCAGACTCCTCTGCGTTGCATCATGTCTGTTGATCTCACTTTGCCATCTGGGAGTTTGCTTCCTTCCAGGCTGCGAGGGGCCGACTTGGATAATTGGTAGTTACACTGAAGCTGCTTCCCGTACTGGCcgcacataaaaacacacacacagggattaATTagtcattgatttttttctcttggacAACACAATAAACGTGACATTCTCTTCGATGTTCGTTCTCTAGATAATGTAGTCGGAGTTAACAGTGCGTTTATAAAAGCCAGAAGAGGATTATTCTATGAACCTTGAATAATCTGAAAGCGGAGGTCCAACAGGTTCGCGTCTGTTCGTTCTCGGCACACAAGATCTTCAGGTCCTGAGTCCGAACAGGGTTCTTTGAaggctgcacaaacacaggaaaacaaaaacacaaagagtaaatatgatatttatagatttttaaGGTTTCAACTGTCAATATTATTcagcaaaaacagacaaaaaacaacaactcaatttccatttttctcaACAGCCAAGTGTATCTTGGTCATTCaatcagaatgtgtgtgtagattaaatattaataatataattgTGATACAATCTGACCTGTAATTAACAATGAGTTTATAATACAGAACGAGGAATCCACTACATTCCTCTTTTCTAGGTTAGTTAACATGTGGAGATTGTGTGCGTGAACGATTTTCCGAGTCCAGAGAATCCACAACGTCGTATAAATTAgaactggatgtttttcagaCTGTCTAACATCTGATGTGATTTTATTAGCACAGCTACATGAATCTAATATCCAGCAGATTACTGCTGTGTGTAATATTACTGTACGTTCCCTCCAAGACACAGAGAGTCTGAGTTCATCCGTCACTGTCAGCGCCGCGGAAAGAGAAATCACATCTGAAGTATTAACGGCTCTACATCCTGCGGTTAGTGTGAACAATACTGACTCAATGAGCCACAAGAATGACTGTGAATGTTGCACTCCTGCCTGTTGGTGTTTCGGGGGAAGTGGTTACCTTGATACAGAAGGTGAAGTCTGCAGGCGCTCCGTACAGCTTGCGGCCGTTCACCACCGCGTACACGTTCAGATCATCCAGGTCAGCCACATACTGCAGGTGTCGAGGCTCCTGGAACACAAACGCACACGATTCATCAAATGCTGGAAGAACAGCAGAGATTCTTTGAGACTGAATGAAAgctgtgaaaaataaatctgacttgACTTTCCGACCTTGGACGAGCCTTTGGTGGAGCAGTAGAGTCCGGAGCGGCGGAGGAAAAAGTAGACCTTCTTCCAGGCTTTACGGCTCGCCTCTTTCACGTGGAGGAAACCCTGAATCTCCGGACACGCTCCCGACTTCAGCAGGTTCTGCTGACAACATCAGAAACAGCATCTTTAGCTCGTGTCTTACCCAAAAATTATGATACGTCATCTTCTGCTCTGAACATGTAAATGCTTTTTAGAGACTTACCTTCAGTGTCCTCTGTTTTTATACAAGAGTTAATGTTCAACTGTTTTACTTCGACTGTGCTTTCATCCATTTGCACTATTGTTATTCACTAGTTTTGCTTTTATCTGTTATAATGGTAATTTTACAAGATACATTTATATGGCAAAGCACTTTATAACTGGGTTTTGAAAGGTGCCTTATAAATGAAGTTCTTATTTCTATGGACAATAatccaaaaataataattatcaaCCTATGACTAATAATTGAAAGTGAAAATCAGACTGCTGTCGTCATGTCACTGTGACATTTACTTCACTTTATCAAAACTttaataataaagacaaaaatatctAATATCTTGCTCTTTTCAGCCTTCCACACTTGACGCTGTGCTGATGATTTCAGGTGCTGCTCGTGAGTTCCTGTGATTGAGTCTCCTGATTTACCTGAATGagctctgatgatgtcattccCTTGCTGACATCAGCGCTGTCAGAGATCATGCACTCGGGGAAGAAgagctgagagaggaaggagaagggggTCATTAAAATCCTCTGAGCAGGTATGACGCTCGTTTCACAGGACAAAGAAGCTGCTGCGATCACTTTATCGTGTGGCTGTAGCTCTGATCACCATTATCTTCATCATGCAGGAATCACGCTCCTTTGTTCAAGACGTTTACAGGAAACGTAACAGCTTAAGTGTTTCAGACTGAGGTGAATGATGTGAGCAAGAAATCATCAGGTATccagtttttaaatgttctcagagggaggcagagatccTGCTGGTGATTTGTTCTATTGAGAGACGACTCGCAAATCGTtgatttccttcttttttttttttatctcttgaCAATAAGAATCTAGATTATCACCACCCTTAATAATAATTATCCTGATGTGCTGTGTGACTATGATGTAGTCGATCCATGATCAACTTCCCTCCTCAGCCTTCTGGAGGCGTCGTGGTCAAAAGTCTACAGCGACACCAGTGGGAGGCTCACGAGAACCAGTTTCACTGTAAActgtcactttgttttacagCTCAGGCGACAGAACACATGTGATGTAGTAAATACCTGAAGGCATTAAGCTGGCGTGTCTGCACCAGCACGCAACCCGCCAGTCATTCTGACTCACCATGACGTCAGACTGAGTCCACTAAAAACCTGCTAAATCCTCATTGTTCCTGTCTGAAGTGTTCATTTACATTAAAGGAAGAAACAGATGTGTGTTGGCTGTGACACGCTGCAGGTTTCGTACCATCGGTTTCCTGAAGAACTCGTACTTGGCGTAGTTCTTGCAGAAAACGAACCTCGTGTCACCTTTCAGGGACCAGGTCGCCTGAACCTCCAGCACGACCTCGTGGTCCTCCAGACATCTCTCTGAGGAGAACATGTGTGTTAGTCATTGATTACCTTCGGTTTCTGGTTAGCAATCTGTTTATTTGTGAGCGCAGTCTTACCGAGACCCAGAACCGGGTGGACCTCGAGCAGGGCCCAGTTCTCCTCATCGGTGCAGTGAGCCGTCTGGACCAACATGTGACAAACCTCTCTGGCTGTCGCTCCTCGAGAAACCCACACTGACCTGCTGTGGCTGTCCTCTCCGTACACCTTTATCAACTGCAGAAGAAGTACAAGAAATATTCAGaaagtaaacacaacaaaaccacagtgtttAGTAGCTCTCCATGtcactacatttttgtttttctggccatcattttttcagctttattggTGCCGGGTAAGGCAGAAATACTGTGGACAGaggtggaaaataaaacagctgtcctggattaagagcagcagtgtgttttcaataaaaaaaagagagttttaatgtaaacatttgtCTTGGAGAAACATGTCGGACAAAACCGGTTTAAACCGAGAGTGAGAAAATcaataacaacatatttttcacaAGTTGTTTTGGCATCGCATAAACGTGGAGACACTCGAGACAAGAAGCCAGAGTGTGAAGCTGACAGCTGAAGTGTGGAGGGATTAACAATGCAAATTCTTCCTTATTTTAGATCGACACTGAGGCAGGTCAGGTCTCTTCCTCGGTCTTAACTTCCTCTAGTGAGGATACAGAACAGGTTTCATATCTTATTCTGCATGCGAGAAGCTGTGTagtaaagaaaacagagatCACATCTGCTCATATCACTCTCCCGTCTCTCAGCGTTTCCTGTATCTGTTGAGGAATCGATCAGATCGGAGATGCAGTCGTGCGTGTGGACTCTCCGTGTGCCTGATGCTGCTGAGGTGAAGTGGAGGCAGGTTATTCGAGGGTCAGGATGTTTCTCCGAGCGTGCTGATGTCTGACACAACGTCTGGATCCAGCCTAAcgcctcaacaacaacaaaccgGCTCGACCAGTAATCTGTCAATCAACAGGTCCTGACTCGTTGGGCGGGTGCCGACGTCAGTCAGGACAAATAATAGCCGGGTATCAACCAGGGAGGCTCAACAAGGGAGGAGTCTTCAGTGGAAACCTCCCAGTTCAATATATAGtccaggggaggaggaggaggaggaggaggagaatatGTTTGTCTTCACTCAGAACAGTTTCTGTGATTGAGACGTAAAGCTAACAATGTGTGACAACAGAGAAGACCAGatcagattttcacaaacactcagcaatcaaacacactggGTTTGTGCTCCAGGACACGGTTTGTCACggtcaaacataaaaacactccGACATATTGTAGCAGTAGAGGCCCTAAAAACATGTTCTCTCCATCAGGGAGAGGATGGACAGAGTCCAATAGACAGATGAGTTCATATTTCATACCCTTGTGTGAAAAACCAGACCAATTTTAAAGTTTCATAGTGTCATCTTCTGTCATCTGAAGTGTGAAGATGCTGTCCTTGTTAATTACACAATATGTAACTTCTGCCACTGAGAGgctctgtcaaaacaaaactaaagacatGTTGTGTGTGGACGGCCGAGTGCTGCTGATCAGCTGCTCggtgcagatccagaccttctggaggaataaacacctggagtcacatcagactctggaggagagctcagagattacttttaatCCCcaaaagtggatttattttcactcctgtttatcatcctgactgcagcagtgatcggggccgatattcagcattttttttgatTATCAGTATCTGTGATTTTTCAGTCGGTTTGCCAATAAAATGAActactttaaaaaatgtgttactctAACTCTGATGCAGCCTCCTCTAACACAATGTCTACAACACTATCTGACTGGTAGTAAAAGACAACTTGTCTGCATACTTTTGGCAACATGGTGTAAGGTTGAATGTAGTTTTCActtcaacaaacaaacaaaagagctgGAGGTGATTTGCTGAGCTCCTGTTGTCCCTCCT encodes the following:
- the grb7 gene encoding growth factor receptor-bound protein 7 isoform X2, encoding MMEVAAGPWTEVFEGSERNGESLGSSTLTLAPLVADSPSIRRSQPIFINSNRSKGVESFSSSVPSIPNPFPELSKSPVLISSLPPQTSDKHLIKVYGEDSHSRSVWVSRGATAREVCHMLVQTAHCTDEENWALLEVHPVLGLERCLEDHEVVLEVQATWSLKGDTRFVFCKNYAKYEFFRKPMLFFPECMISDSADVSKGMTSSELIQNLLKSGACPEIQGFLHVKEASRKAWKKVYFFLRRSGLYCSTKGSSKEPRHLQYVADLDDLNVYAVVNGRKLYGAPADFTFCIKPSKNPVRTQDLKILCAENEQTRTCWTSAFRLFKYGKQLQCNYQLSKSAPRSLEGSKLPDGKSKSEASLVAMDFSGKAGGRVIQNPTEAQSAEREEGQAWRRREALRCSLPNLNSGARPSSIHKSQPWFHGGVSRKEAQRLMEKQGLVDGMFLIRESQQHAQCFVLELCYKLKARHYLVIACEDSGRKYFTMDDGLTLFIDLLQLVEFHQINKGILPVCLKHPCVCVAL
- the grb7 gene encoding growth factor receptor-bound protein 7 isoform X1 → MMEVAAGPWTEVFEGSERNGESLGSSTLTLAPLVADSPSIRRSQPIFINSNRSKGVESFSSSVPSIPNPFPELSKSPVLISSLPPQTSDKHLIKVYGEDSHSRSVWVSRGATAREVCHMLVQTAHCTDEENWALLEVHPVLGLERCLEDHEVVLEVQATWSLKGDTRFVFCKNYAKYEFFRKPMLFFPECMISDSADVSKGMTSSELIQQNLLKSGACPEIQGFLHVKEASRKAWKKVYFFLRRSGLYCSTKGSSKEPRHLQYVADLDDLNVYAVVNGRKLYGAPADFTFCIKPSKNPVRTQDLKILCAENEQTRTCWTSAFRLFKYGKQLQCNYQLSKSAPRSLEGSKLPDGKSKSEASLVAMDFSGKAGGRVIQNPTEAQSAEREEGQAWRRREALRCSLPNLNSGARPSSIHKSQPWFHGGVSRKEAQRLMEKQGLVDGMFLIRESQQHAQCFVLELCYKLKARHYLVIACEDSGRKYFTMDDGLTLFIDLLQLVEFHQINKGILPVCLKHPCVCVAL